A section of the Dyella terrae genome encodes:
- a CDS encoding LON peptidase substrate-binding domain-containing protein translates to MAAQANRTTLPLFPLSTVLVPRGQLQLRIFERRYLDMIRDCARTGGGFGVCLILKGHEVGEPALPAAVGTEARIVDFHHRDDGLLGILAEGGERFRVTQTRVRSDGLVTGDVERWEPEGTCAVPVEFALLQTIAERLIENMAPHWRHASPSMYEDASWLGFRLAELLPLEPGEQQRMLEITHPMLRLAELRDLLPRFQKA, encoded by the coding sequence ATGGCTGCACAGGCGAACCGCACCACCTTGCCGTTGTTTCCGCTGTCCACCGTGCTCGTTCCACGGGGGCAGTTGCAGCTGCGCATCTTCGAGCGCCGCTACCTGGACATGATTCGCGACTGCGCGCGCACGGGCGGTGGCTTTGGCGTTTGCCTGATTCTCAAAGGTCACGAAGTGGGCGAGCCGGCCTTGCCGGCGGCGGTGGGTACCGAGGCCCGCATCGTGGACTTCCACCATCGCGACGACGGCCTGCTCGGCATCCTTGCCGAAGGTGGCGAACGCTTTCGGGTGACGCAGACGCGCGTGCGGTCTGACGGCCTGGTCACCGGCGATGTGGAGCGTTGGGAGCCGGAAGGGACGTGCGCTGTACCGGTGGAGTTTGCCCTGCTGCAGACCATTGCCGAGCGGCTGATCGAAAACATGGCGCCCCATTGGCGCCACGCGTCGCCATCCATGTACGAGGACGCCAGCTGGCTGGGTTTCCGCCTCGCCGAACTGTTGCCGCTGGAACCGGGTGAACAGCAGCGCATGCTGGAAATCACCCATCCCATGCTGCGCCTGGCTGAACTGCGCGACCTGCTCCCACGCTTCCAGAAAGCCTGA
- a CDS encoding SDR family oxidoreductase yields the protein MGSLQGKTLFITGASRGIGLAIALRAARDGANVAIAAKSSVPNPKLPGTIHTAAAQVKAAGGKALAIQCDIREEEQVQEAIGATVAAFGGIDILVNNASAIWLAGTLDTPMKRFDLMQQVNARGSFLCAQACMPHLLKAANPHILTLAPPPSLNPKWWTAHTGYTLAKMGMSFVTMGLAGEFGPQGVAVNALWPRTIIATDALNMIPGIPIDRCRKPEIVADAAHAVLTREAKGFAGNFLIDEDVLHEAGVTDFSWYAMDASQKPLPDLFLD from the coding sequence ATGGGCAGCCTTCAGGGCAAGACCTTGTTCATCACCGGCGCATCGCGCGGCATCGGCCTGGCGATTGCCCTGCGCGCGGCACGTGACGGCGCGAACGTGGCCATCGCTGCCAAGAGCAGCGTGCCCAATCCGAAGTTGCCGGGCACCATCCATACGGCGGCAGCTCAGGTAAAGGCCGCGGGCGGCAAGGCACTGGCGATCCAGTGCGATATCCGCGAGGAAGAACAGGTGCAGGAGGCCATCGGTGCCACGGTGGCGGCCTTCGGCGGCATCGACATCCTGGTCAACAACGCCAGCGCGATCTGGCTGGCCGGCACGCTGGATACGCCCATGAAACGCTTCGACCTGATGCAGCAGGTCAATGCGCGCGGTAGTTTTCTTTGTGCCCAGGCTTGCATGCCGCATCTGCTCAAGGCCGCGAATCCGCACATCCTGACGCTGGCACCGCCGCCGTCGCTCAATCCCAAATGGTGGACTGCGCACACCGGCTACACGCTGGCAAAGATGGGCATGAGTTTCGTCACGATGGGCCTGGCAGGTGAGTTCGGTCCGCAAGGTGTGGCGGTGAATGCACTGTGGCCGCGCACGATCATCGCCACCGATGCGCTCAACATGATCCCCGGCATTCCGATCGATCGCTGCCGCAAGCCCGAGATCGTCGCCGATGCAGCACACGCCGTGCTGACGCGCGAAGCGAAGGGTTTCGCCGGCAACTTCCTGATCGACGAAGACGTCCTGCACGAAGCGGGCGTCACCGATTTCTCGTGGTACGCGATGGACGCTTCGCAGAAGCCGCTGCCCGACCTTTTTCTCGATTGA